A stretch of the Haloplanus aerogenes genome encodes the following:
- a CDS encoding VWA domain-containing protein translates to MPDGDGGRVPDVAGIRDDVRSELITFVRSLRHAGVDVPASAAIVATRALVEVGFDDEKRARAALRAALVSRPEDIDRFDRAFGEFWDRLTAHLSLAETGGSERGADDGDTPGGHLASVGDAELPELDGADPERDDDTFDSTHDRTGGVGIVGDAEAAENEKEAVVTATYSPAGQPKRVSVTLSPSTDDEELMRAVGRLSRAVATERGRQWRPTTTGERADVRRSLRKSISTGGAILSVPEQRRARTASRVLVIADVSRSVLDVVDRSFLLRWLRALRARTRNCRVFLFDTDIKEVTSAFDAGSTRVAVDALRDAETAWGGGTRIGHAVTTVRDEYADAVDRRTTVLIMSDGLDMGDVSELESGMAWLSRRAATVLWLNPLAAAPDYEPAAAGISTALPFVDGLFAFTGPDDITEIARQLTRYGRGGAIGYEHDPRRGSRIQS, encoded by the coding sequence ATGCCCGACGGAGACGGTGGCCGTGTCCCGGACGTCGCTGGCATTCGCGACGACGTGCGCTCGGAGCTGATCACCTTCGTCAGATCGCTTCGACACGCCGGGGTGGACGTACCGGCGAGTGCGGCCATCGTCGCGACTCGGGCACTCGTGGAAGTTGGGTTCGACGACGAGAAGCGTGCACGGGCAGCGCTCAGAGCGGCACTCGTGAGTCGGCCGGAGGATATCGACCGATTCGACCGGGCGTTTGGGGAGTTCTGGGATCGGCTGACTGCGCACCTGTCGCTCGCCGAGACCGGCGGGTCGGAACGCGGAGCGGACGACGGCGACACGCCGGGTGGCCACCTCGCGTCCGTCGGCGACGCAGAACTGCCCGAACTGGACGGCGCCGACCCGGAGCGGGACGACGACACGTTCGACTCGACACACGATCGGACGGGCGGCGTCGGCATCGTTGGCGACGCCGAGGCCGCCGAGAACGAGAAGGAAGCGGTGGTGACGGCGACGTACAGTCCCGCCGGACAGCCGAAACGGGTCTCGGTCACCCTCTCGCCATCCACCGACGACGAGGAGTTGATGCGTGCAGTCGGGCGACTCTCGCGGGCCGTCGCGACCGAACGAGGGCGGCAGTGGCGGCCCACCACGACGGGGGAGCGAGCGGACGTGAGACGCTCGTTGCGAAAGAGCATCTCGACCGGCGGTGCCATCCTCTCCGTGCCCGAACAGCGCCGGGCGCGAACGGCGAGCAGAGTGCTCGTCATCGCGGACGTGAGCCGGTCGGTTCTCGACGTCGTCGACCGCTCCTTCCTCTTGCGGTGGCTCCGGGCCCTCCGGGCTCGGACACGCAACTGTCGGGTGTTCCTCTTCGACACCGACATCAAAGAGGTGACGAGCGCGTTCGATGCCGGGTCGACGCGCGTCGCCGTCGACGCACTCCGGGATGCCGAGACGGCGTGGGGTGGCGGCACTCGAATCGGTCACGCCGTCACGACGGTTCGGGACGAGTACGCCGATGCCGTCGACAGGCGGACGACTGTTCTTATTATGAGCGACGGTCTAGATATGGGGGACGTATCGGAACTCGAATCCGGAATGGCCTGGCTCTCGCGTCGGGCCGCGACGGTGCTGTGGCTGAATCCGCTGGCCGCCGCCCCGGACTACGAACCGGCCGCCGCCGGAATCTCCACTGCGCTGCCGTTCGTCGACGGCCTGTTCGCGTTCACCGGGCCGGACGACATCACGGAGATAGCCCGTCAGCTCACTCGATACGGCCGTGGAGGAGCGATCGGCTACGAACACGATCCCCGACGGGGGAGCCGAATACAATCATGA
- a CDS encoding XdhC family protein: MTAGDWSVPETEVLDAVGDAIDDHHAVLATVVDVVGNAYRRPGAKMVVADEGDGIGSITAGCLEDEVLAIAEDVVAEGRPHVEQFDLTGDDDVWGLGVGCNGVIDILLEPLDDSYRPVVDAYERGEDIIVLTVIESGASDARRGDRAYATRADGSLSFDASGWPDWLIDALEDPATELLAAETSDSLEFEHDGERVEVFVDAVTAPPELVIFGSGHDVAPVADLGSRVDFRVTVASFRGAAATSDRFPDADRVVSTSPATIRETLDFDENTYAVVMTHNFVDDHIALEELLETPVPYIGLLGPRERFEEIRDELRDGGVELSEEDLDRIFTPAGLDLGGGTPFHIAQSVVAEVTAIRFGREPTHLTEREGHIHERPSLE, translated from the coding sequence ATGACTGCAGGCGACTGGAGCGTACCGGAAACGGAAGTACTGGACGCGGTCGGCGACGCCATCGACGACCACCACGCGGTGTTGGCGACGGTCGTCGATGTCGTCGGCAACGCGTACCGGCGCCCGGGGGCGAAGATGGTCGTCGCCGACGAGGGTGACGGCATCGGGTCCATCACCGCCGGCTGCCTCGAAGACGAGGTGCTCGCGATTGCCGAGGATGTCGTCGCGGAGGGACGCCCACACGTCGAACAGTTCGACCTCACCGGCGACGACGACGTGTGGGGACTCGGCGTCGGCTGTAACGGCGTCATCGACATCTTGCTCGAACCGCTCGACGACAGCTACCGTCCCGTCGTCGACGCCTACGAGCGTGGTGAGGACATCATCGTCCTGACGGTGATCGAATCCGGCGCCTCGGACGCTCGGCGCGGCGACCGGGCGTACGCCACGCGGGCGGACGGGTCGCTGTCGTTCGACGCCTCGGGCTGGCCGGACTGGCTGATCGATGCACTCGAAGACCCGGCCACGGAACTGCTCGCGGCCGAAACGTCGGACTCCCTCGAATTCGAGCACGACGGCGAGCGAGTCGAGGTGTTCGTCGACGCCGTGACGGCGCCACCGGAGCTAGTGATCTTCGGCTCCGGTCACGACGTCGCACCCGTCGCGGACCTCGGTTCACGCGTCGACTTCCGCGTGACGGTGGCGAGTTTCCGTGGCGCAGCCGCTACCAGCGACCGCTTTCCGGACGCCGACAGGGTCGTCTCGACCTCACCGGCCACCATCCGGGAGACGCTCGACTTTGACGAGAACACGTATGCGGTCGTGATGACACACAACTTCGTCGACGATCACATCGCTCTCGAGGAGCTACTCGAGACTCCCGTCCCGTACATCGGTCTCCTCGGCCCTCGCGAGCGATTCGAGGAGATCCGCGACGAACTCAGGGATGGGGGGGTGGAACTGAGCGAGGAGGATCTGGACCGCATCTTCACGCCCGCAGGACTCGATCTGGGCGGCGGGACGCCGTTTCACATCGCGCAGTCTGTCGTCGCCGAGGTCACGGCGATCCGATTCGGTCGCGAGCCGACTCATCTCACGGAACGCGAGGGCCACATCCACGAGCGCCCGTCGCTGGAGTGA
- a CDS encoding FAD binding domain-containing protein gives MFPSEFEYRRAESVEEAITLLAEQEGQTEILAGGHSLLPTMKSGLASPDVVIDIGGIDDLHGVDRGDGVVEIGALTSYSTVAGDDTLHDAMPAVTQAAEAIGDVQVRNRGTVGGNLAHADPASDLPAAVLAADATLHAAGPDGHRTISADDFFTGLYGTALDDGELLTAVEVPTHDIGTYVKKPSPSSGYAMVGVAVVIEFDDGVVDSARVAATGAVDHAMRLPVVEEELVGTTLDEDDISAAAAHATDEIEAFELMDDNQASAEYRSTLLEVYTEQAVTGVTDRSGTAP, from the coding sequence ATGTTCCCGTCCGAATTCGAATACAGGCGTGCAGAGAGCGTCGAAGAGGCGATCACCCTCCTCGCGGAACAGGAGGGACAGACCGAGATACTGGCGGGGGGACACAGTCTCCTCCCGACGATGAAATCCGGGCTCGCGAGCCCGGACGTCGTGATCGACATCGGGGGTATCGACGACCTGCACGGCGTGGATCGGGGCGACGGAGTCGTCGAAATCGGGGCGCTCACCAGCTACAGCACGGTCGCCGGCGACGACACGCTCCACGACGCGATGCCGGCCGTCACTCAGGCCGCCGAGGCCATCGGAGACGTGCAGGTGCGCAATCGCGGAACCGTGGGGGGCAATCTCGCCCACGCCGATCCGGCGTCCGACCTGCCGGCGGCGGTACTCGCCGCGGACGCGACCCTGCACGCGGCGGGGCCAGACGGCCATCGAACCATCTCCGCGGACGACTTTTTCACCGGCCTGTACGGGACCGCCCTCGACGACGGCGAACTCCTCACGGCCGTCGAGGTGCCGACACACGACATCGGCACGTACGTCAAAAAGCCCAGCCCGTCCTCGGGCTACGCGATGGTCGGCGTGGCCGTCGTCATCGAGTTCGACGACGGCGTCGTCGACTCCGCGCGGGTCGCTGCGACAGGCGCGGTCGACCACGCCATGAGACTCCCCGTCGTCGAGGAGGAACTCGTGGGAACCACCCTCGACGAGGACGATATCTCGGCAGCGGCGGCTCACGCGACCGACGAAATCGAGGCGTTCGAACTGATGGACGACAATCAGGCGTCGGCGGAGTACCGCTCGACGCTCCTCGAAGTGTACACGGAGCAAGCAGTCACCGGAGTTACCGACCGCAGCGGCACGGCCCCGTAG
- a CDS encoding xanthine dehydrogenase family protein molybdopterin-binding subunit: protein MPDSIEARQAEKLKGSPVERREDPELLTGEATFTDDMEPRGTVHMAVLRSQYGHARIESIDTSAAEELDGVLAVYTADDVEASDAPGRIEPIWLLPDLKRPPYPMLAQDKVRYQGQPVAVAVAEDRYRASDAVDAIDVTYDRLEAVTKAREATDEDAPTIHEEAPDNVAAEWDVGDEEATDAAFEDADRTVSVDLVNQRLLPTAMEPRVTLANYRPSADELVVHMGTQCPHLHRRFMADMLDFPEQKMRVIAPEVGGGFGSKDSAHPDETLTAWCSLQLERPVKWQATRTEAYVSTGHGRGQETTAEIAVDEDGSIQALRVETYGDLGGYLSTWGPLMPAHGYALMLPGQYDVENVYCEVKEVFTNATPTEPYRGAGRPEASYVIERLATLAARELDMEPTEFRRKNFVPRDDFPHETATGLVYDSGDYDKTLDRALEMADLEALREKQADLREEGRYLGIGISCYNESCGYGPSEIIGQIGGQLGLYENGVVRFHPSGAVTVYCGTSGHGQGHETTYAQIVADELGVDYDDIEVIEGDTDEVPMGMGTYGSRSVSVGGSAIVEASREVVEKAGTIAAHHLEVSEEDLEFEDGEFQVAGAPERSMTIKEVAREAYLAHDLPDGTSPGLEATNFYDPENLVFPFGTHIVVVEVDPDTGEIDLERYIAVDDCGNQINPKIVEGQVHGAIAQGLGQGLFEGVEYDENGTLLTGSMQDYTLPKALQVPEYETDHTVTPSPHNPLGAKGIGEAGTIAAPPAVVNAVTDALQPFGIDHIDMPLTDETVWQAIQNATAEPGGAD from the coding sequence ATGCCCGACTCGATCGAAGCGAGGCAGGCCGAGAAACTCAAGGGATCGCCGGTCGAGCGCCGGGAGGACCCGGAACTGCTCACGGGTGAAGCGACGTTCACCGACGATATGGAGCCACGCGGAACCGTCCACATGGCGGTGCTCCGGAGCCAGTACGGCCACGCACGGATCGAATCCATCGACACGAGCGCAGCGGAGGAACTCGATGGGGTGCTCGCCGTCTACACCGCCGACGACGTCGAGGCGAGCGATGCGCCGGGACGGATCGAACCGATCTGGCTGTTGCCCGACCTGAAGCGCCCGCCCTATCCGATGCTGGCCCAAGACAAGGTCCGGTATCAGGGCCAACCGGTCGCCGTCGCCGTCGCTGAAGACCGCTACCGTGCGAGCGACGCCGTCGACGCTATCGACGTAACGTACGACCGCCTGGAGGCGGTGACCAAGGCGCGGGAGGCGACCGACGAGGACGCGCCGACGATTCACGAAGAGGCGCCGGACAACGTCGCCGCCGAGTGGGACGTTGGTGACGAGGAGGCGACCGACGCGGCGTTCGAGGACGCCGACCGGACGGTGTCGGTGGATCTGGTCAACCAGCGCCTCCTCCCGACGGCGATGGAGCCTCGGGTCACCCTGGCGAACTACCGCCCCAGCGCCGACGAACTCGTGGTTCACATGGGGACGCAGTGCCCCCACCTCCACCGTCGGTTCATGGCCGACATGCTCGACTTCCCGGAGCAGAAGATGCGCGTCATCGCGCCGGAGGTCGGGGGTGGCTTCGGGAGCAAGGACTCGGCACACCCGGACGAGACGCTCACCGCCTGGTGTTCGCTACAGTTGGAGCGCCCCGTGAAGTGGCAGGCGACGCGAACCGAAGCGTACGTGTCGACCGGCCACGGGCGTGGGCAAGAGACCACTGCCGAGATAGCGGTCGACGAGGACGGCTCGATCCAGGCGCTCCGGGTCGAGACGTACGGTGACCTCGGAGGGTATCTCTCCACGTGGGGACCGCTGATGCCAGCCCACGGATACGCGCTGATGCTCCCCGGCCAGTACGACGTCGAGAACGTCTACTGCGAGGTGAAGGAGGTGTTCACGAACGCGACGCCGACCGAGCCGTACCGTGGCGCCGGCCGACCCGAAGCGTCGTACGTCATCGAACGGCTGGCAACGCTCGCCGCCAGGGAACTGGACATGGAACCGACGGAGTTCCGTCGCAAGAACTTCGTCCCCCGTGACGACTTCCCGCACGAGACGGCGACGGGACTCGTCTACGACTCCGGCGATTACGACAAGACGCTGGATCGGGCCCTCGAGATGGCCGACCTCGAGGCGCTGCGCGAGAAGCAGGCCGATCTCCGCGAAGAGGGGCGATATCTCGGGATCGGGATCTCGTGTTACAACGAATCCTGTGGCTACGGTCCCTCGGAGATCATCGGTCAGATCGGTGGCCAGCTGGGGCTCTACGAGAACGGCGTCGTCAGATTCCACCCGTCGGGAGCGGTGACGGTCTACTGTGGCACGTCCGGCCACGGTCAGGGCCACGAGACGACGTACGCCCAGATCGTCGCCGACGAACTCGGCGTCGACTACGACGACATCGAGGTGATCGAAGGCGACACCGATGAAGTGCCCATGGGGATGGGCACCTACGGCTCTCGGAGCGTCTCCGTCGGCGGCAGTGCAATCGTCGAGGCGTCCCGAGAGGTCGTCGAGAAGGCGGGGACGATTGCGGCACATCACCTGGAGGTGAGCGAGGAAGACCTGGAGTTCGAGGACGGCGAATTCCAGGTCGCCGGTGCACCGGAGCGATCTATGACCATCAAGGAGGTCGCCCGCGAGGCGTATCTGGCACACGACCTCCCCGACGGTACGTCGCCCGGGCTGGAGGCCACGAACTTCTACGACCCCGAGAACCTAGTGTTCCCCTTCGGCACCCACATCGTCGTCGTCGAAGTCGATCCGGACACCGGCGAGATCGACCTCGAGCGATATATCGCAGTCGACGACTGTGGCAACCAGATCAACCCGAAGATCGTCGAGGGGCAGGTACACGGCGCCATCGCACAGGGCCTCGGACAGGGGCTCTTCGAGGGCGTCGAGTACGACGAGAACGGCACGCTCCTCACCGGGTCCATGCAGGACTACACGCTCCCCAAGGCGTTGCAGGTGCCGGAGTACGAGACCGATCACACGGTGACGCCGAGTCCGCACAACCCCCTCGGGGCGAAGGGGATCGGTGAGGCGGGGACGATTGCGGCCCCGCCGGCCGTCGTGAACGCGGTCACCGACGCACTCCAACCGTTCGGCATCGACCACATCGACATGCCGTTGACCGACGAGACGGTGTGGCAGGCGATCCAGAACGCGACGGCGGAGCCCGGAGGTGCGGACTGA
- a CDS encoding (2Fe-2S)-binding protein: protein MTHHDIGLTVNGTEHELSVEPRTLLAHALRDELGYTGTNVGCETTMCGACTVLLDGDAVKSCTVLAVQADGTEVETVEGLSDDGEFHPLQESFQKEHGLQCGYCTPGMMMTALDFLEDNPDPDDAEIREALEGNICRCTGYQNILNAVKSAADNMGGTSEAD from the coding sequence ATGACACATCACGACATCGGACTGACCGTTAATGGAACCGAGCACGAACTGAGCGTCGAACCACGAACCCTCCTCGCACACGCCCTCCGGGACGAATTGGGCTATACGGGGACGAACGTCGGGTGCGAGACGACGATGTGCGGGGCCTGCACGGTGCTCCTCGACGGCGACGCCGTCAAGTCCTGTACGGTGTTGGCGGTGCAGGCGGATGGGACGGAGGTCGAGACGGTCGAGGGGCTGTCGGACGACGGCGAGTTCCACCCCCTCCAAGAGAGCTTCCAGAAGGAGCACGGCTTACAGTGTGGCTACTGCACGCCGGGCATGATGATGACCGCCCTCGACTTCCTCGAGGACAACCCCGATCCGGACGACGCGGAGATTCGGGAGGCCCTCGAAGGGAACATCTGTCGGTGTACGGGCTATCAAAACATCCTCAACGCCGTCAAATCGGCTGCCGACAACATGGGCGGCACGTCGGAGGCGGACTGA
- a CDS encoding LamB/YcsF family protein — MAHHIDINCDMGESFGKYTKGRDAEVMPYVTTANIAGGYHAGDPHVMRRTVALADDHDVDVGVHPGLPDKLGFGRRTMDASPEEVRDYVVYQLGALRAFADQLGVPFQHVKPHGAMYTMLSESEEHARAVIEGILEVDEDLIYLATDMNIYEVAQEYPIRTAFEGYVDLDYRSDRSVVIPKEKTARDPELVADRFISIATEGVVETPSGEQLDIPAESICVHGDTPNVVEILEAIHDRLDDTDIELTSVADIV, encoded by the coding sequence ATGGCTCACCACATCGACATCAACTGCGACATGGGGGAGAGCTTCGGCAAGTACACCAAAGGGCGGGACGCCGAGGTGATGCCCTACGTCACGACGGCGAACATCGCCGGCGGATATCACGCAGGTGACCCACACGTCATGCGGCGAACGGTCGCCCTCGCCGACGACCACGACGTCGATGTCGGCGTCCATCCGGGCCTCCCCGACAAACTCGGCTTCGGCCGTCGAACGATGGACGCCTCGCCCGAGGAAGTGCGAGACTACGTTGTCTACCAACTCGGCGCACTGCGAGCGTTCGCCGACCAGCTCGGCGTCCCGTTCCAGCACGTCAAACCCCACGGCGCGATGTACACGATGCTCTCCGAGAGCGAGGAGCACGCCCGGGCGGTGATCGAGGGCATCCTGGAGGTCGACGAGGATCTGATCTACCTCGCGACGGACATGAACATCTACGAGGTCGCCCAGGAGTACCCCATTCGAACCGCGTTCGAGGGCTACGTCGACCTCGATTACCGGTCGGATCGGAGCGTCGTGATCCCGAAAGAGAAGACGGCTCGTGATCCGGAACTCGTCGCCGACCGATTCATCAGCATCGCGACCGAGGGCGTCGTGGAGACGCCGTCCGGCGAGCAGCTCGACATCCCCGCCGAGAGCATCTGCGTCCACGGGGACACCCCGAACGTCGTCGAGATTCTGGAGGCAATCCACGACCGCCTCGACGACACCGACATCGAACTGACGAGCGTTGCCGACATCGTCTGA
- a CDS encoding molybdopterin molybdotransferase MoeA has translation MTREMVWRAATTDRLLELREAVLAEQPTETIALADVAGRTLATDLVAERNLPSVSRSTMDGYAFDATDDYPLTLRDEEVFPEDEPPALASGEAIRIFTGAPLPPEANAVLKQEQAVVEDGYLRGDPITPGTYIYERGSNVSAGERLFEMGERLTPKDTLLLGDLGYDAVEVHERFDAALLATGTEIHEGRQRDLDSPMLASLLQSWGHEPTHEGTVPDEYHRVRDRIADLADDYDVVVTTGGTSVGDKDHVVRALEELGEVLFHRVRIRPGKPLAVARLPDYGAVAVAIPGKPVGAHAVTTLVARAFFTGETALPTVSATLTTDVGIGVSGFEYVVPVLLDGDEATPLGHAESPLSVYDETFDPSVLSSSTRASRADGFFVTENDRTSGDSVAVVPYAVVE, from the coding sequence ATGACACGCGAGATGGTGTGGCGGGCGGCGACGACCGATCGCCTCCTCGAGTTGCGGGAGGCGGTTCTGGCCGAGCAGCCGACCGAAACGATAGCACTCGCCGACGTAGCGGGACGGACCCTCGCCACTGATCTCGTCGCCGAGCGGAATCTACCGTCGGTGTCCCGGTCGACGATGGACGGCTACGCGTTCGACGCCACCGACGACTATCCACTGACGCTCCGTGACGAGGAAGTCTTCCCCGAGGACGAACCACCCGCGCTCGCGTCGGGTGAGGCGATCCGCATCTTCACCGGCGCACCGCTCCCGCCGGAGGCCAACGCCGTCCTCAAACAGGAGCAGGCGGTCGTCGAAGACGGATATCTTCGTGGCGATCCCATCACGCCCGGCACCTACATCTACGAGCGCGGGAGCAACGTCAGCGCAGGCGAGCGACTCTTTGAGATGGGTGAACGTCTCACACCGAAGGACACGCTCCTGCTCGGTGATCTCGGCTACGACGCGGTCGAGGTGCACGAGCGGTTCGACGCCGCCCTCTTGGCGACCGGCACCGAGATCCACGAGGGGCGCCAGAGGGACCTCGACTCGCCGATGCTGGCGAGTCTCCTCCAGTCGTGGGGGCACGAGCCAACCCACGAAGGAACCGTCCCCGACGAGTACCATCGCGTTCGTGACCGCATCGCCGACCTGGCTGACGACTACGACGTGGTCGTCACCACCGGCGGGACTAGCGTCGGCGACAAGGATCACGTCGTGCGGGCGCTCGAGGAACTCGGCGAGGTGCTCTTCCATCGCGTCCGGATCCGTCCGGGTAAGCCCCTCGCTGTCGCTCGTCTGCCCGACTACGGTGCCGTCGCCGTCGCCATCCCCGGTAAACCGGTCGGCGCACACGCCGTCACGACGCTGGTCGCCCGGGCCTTTTTCACCGGCGAGACGGCGCTCCCGACGGTGTCCGCCACCTTGACGACCGACGTGGGAATCGGCGTCTCGGGCTTCGAGTACGTCGTTCCCGTCCTGTTGGACGGAGACGAGGCGACGCCGCTCGGACACGCCGAGTCGCCACTGTCGGTCTACGACGAGACGTTCGATCCGAGCGTCCTGTCGTCGAGTACCCGCGCCTCGCGGGCCGACGGCTTCTTCGTCACCGAGAACGACCGAACCTCGGGCGACAGCGTCGCCGTCGTCCCCTACGCAGTGGTCGAATGA
- a CDS encoding nucleotidyltransferase family protein, with protein MTPDLPVVDPPDSVADPVREKRVAGVLLAAGTSSRFGERNKLLATLNGEPLVRHAARTLADAAVDPLVAVVGADGDRVAAALDGLGFSVVENPNHAEGQATSVRAGVRAVRDASDVAGAVFALGDMPLVASTSVDALVAAYRANEATALAAAYDGERGNPVLFDSRYFDALADVDGDAGGRDILLSGGDSVLVETGDPGVRRDVDTRTDLDRIRERGTRF; from the coding sequence ATGACGCCAGACCTTCCAGTCGTCGACCCGCCCGACTCCGTCGCCGATCCGGTTCGCGAGAAACGGGTGGCTGGCGTCCTGCTCGCGGCAGGGACGAGTTCGCGGTTCGGCGAGCGAAACAAACTGCTGGCGACGCTGAACGGCGAGCCACTGGTTCGCCACGCCGCCCGCACTCTCGCCGACGCGGCCGTCGATCCATTGGTGGCTGTGGTCGGTGCGGACGGCGACCGGGTCGCGGCCGCACTCGATGGCCTGGGCTTCTCGGTGGTCGAAAACCCGAACCACGCCGAGGGGCAGGCCACGAGCGTCCGGGCGGGGGTGCGCGCCGTGCGGGACGCGAGCGACGTGGCCGGTGCGGTGTTCGCACTCGGGGATATGCCCCTCGTCGCATCCACGAGCGTCGACGCCCTCGTGGCCGCCTATCGGGCGAACGAGGCGACGGCCCTGGCGGCCGCCTACGACGGCGAGCGTGGGAATCCGGTGCTGTTCGACTCTCGATATTTCGACGCGCTGGCCGATGTCGACGGCGACGCTGGGGGCCGGGATATCCTGCTCTCGGGCGGCGATTCGGTGCTGGTCGAGACGGGGGACCCGGGTGTCAGACGGGACGTCGACACGCGGACGGACCTCGACAGGATTCGGGAACGAGGAACCCGCTTTTGA